The DNA region GGAGTCTTCTGGGCCGAGACCGGTTGTGATCGCCACCAGAATCCGGAAGTTATTTGGACCATGAACGCAGCTCACGCCTGGGAGGAGCTACGTGCAACCTACGCCGACATGGACGGCGACGGGGATGTTGACGCCGACGATATCTGTTGTGTTTCTGCAAACTGGGGAAAAACACCGCATGATGTTGCTGGCAGGAACGAAATTGAAGAATCCCTAATGCCGGCACTCAAGAAGTTGGATGAGCGTTTCGTCGAACAAATATACAAGGCTTTAGCAGATTGCCCTGAAGGTGGAGCCAAGATGTCCCTCCTCGAGACTTTTGAGGCATTGTTGGATGAAGAATCGCCTTCTCTTCCATACTCATTTGCGCTGGCTCAGAATTACCCGAATCCATTCAACCCATCGACAACAATCGAGTATTCGGTTTTGGTCGGCTGCCACGTTGAGATTGCGGTGTATGATCTCTTGGGGAAGAGAGTGAAATCATTGATTGATGAACCTGTGGAACGGGGGTTGTACACTACCGTCTGGGACGGAGCAGATGAGACCGGAACACGTGTTGCAAGCGGTATCTACTTCTACCGTATGCAGGCTGGTGACTATGATTTCACCAGAAAGATGCTAATGCTTAAATAGGCTAACCTGGCCAACTGATTGCCGACTTTGTTGCCGGGTCCGGATAATGCCCCTCGATCCTGGCCGAGCGGAATTCGTGCAGTTCTCTACGGGTCTCTGGTTGAGCGTAGATATTCGTCTGAATAGGGTACAACCTCAACTTGTGCCAGGTCTGGATAGGGCGCCCTTTCCTTGTTGGCCAGATGATCATCGGCAATCGACAAGGAAAACAATATTACCAAAAGTGCAATCGAAAGAACTATGTGTCGCCCTATCGTTGTTACTCCTCATTAACTGTTAACTATTTTTCAAATGTCGCCCACATCCTGTTTCACGTAATGAAGTAATGACTGCACAAACACGATTTTGTTCCCAACTGGAGATCGTGGGAATGCAGCAAAACCCTACGCTATATAATTTATAATATTATCCAAGAGCATAAATGTCAAGGCATACTCCGATCTTTCGCCAGCGTCAGAAACAACACTATCGAAAGAATCAACCCCGGAAAGATCGGTTCCACCCCGAACCAATAGGAGCCATCTTCTCGAAAATACTTCGCCGCCAACCACACCGCTGAGAGCGATCCACTTGTTAGAATCGAAATAAACGCCCACATAGCTGGGAGCCTTCGGCTACCTACGAACGAGGAAAAGACCGGCACTAACAACGCAGGGGTTCCAATCGATCCGAAGGTGTGCCAGATATCCACGACTGAACGAAAGAACAGCGCTACCCCCACCGCCAGCATCGCCGAAAAAACCAAACCAAGCCGGGTCCATCGGATAATTCCTTCCTCCGACATTTTCCGAAGTCGTCCTACTATGTCATTGCCAAATGTCGAAGCGGCAATGAACGAATACGAATCAACTGTGGACATCACCGTTGCCAGTAATGACAACGCAAACAGACCCAACAATCCGACCGGTAAAACCATCATGGCCAGCGCCGGGTATGATCCCAACGGATCAGACAAATCCGGCAACAATGCACGAGCATACAAACCGCAGGATGTGGTCATGAAATCAAACACCATCCAACAACCAATAGAAATGAAAATGCCCGTCCGGGCGGTATTAGCGTTGCGAGCGGCATAGCATCGTTGATAGAACGCCGGTTCAATAAGCGTCGCCAGCGCGATCACATACCAGATTGCGATATACCAGCCGGAGTTACCGCCATGCCAGGTGAAGTGATTGGCTGGCACATTGGCCTGAAGAAAAGAGAGTCCACCGTAGGTCGAGACCACGGTAATCACAAGAACCGCAAACCCGACAAACATCAGACCGAACTGCAACAGGTCTGTTCTCACAACAGCGCGAAAACCACCAATGAACACATAGATTATCGAGAACAGCGTTCCCAATAACACCCCCACCCAGAACGGCCAACCGAAGAGAAACTCCCCGAGCACGCCAAGCATCAGAATGTACGCCGCCGGCACGGTCATCAGATAGATAACGACCGATCCGGCGATGGCTGTCTTGGTATCATAGGTCTGTGCGAGACGGTCGGGGATTGTGAGCAGCTCCGATTGCCGTGCTTTCCGCGCCAGGAACAGCGCAAACATTAACGCCGCAAGGTAATAGGGTACTCCAAATACGAGCCAATTAGACACACCGTGTCTGAACGAGTATTCGCCAACACCGAGTATACCACCATACCAGGTTGATACGAGGCTGGCAACAAAAGCGGGCAGAGTGAGCATCCGCCCACCGACGATCAGATCGCTGGCAGATTTGTCCTTTCGTCGCCTGAGCACTCCGATGTACAGCAGAACAATCAGGTAAAGGACGATTATTGTGTAGTCAACAATGTGCATGGGTTATAGAGCATTTAGCATTGATAAACCGTCTGGCATATCCAAGAATCCCCTTTTCTAAGCTTTTTGTCAAGAGCATTCAACTTATGGTCCAGATCAATCGACGACAATTATCTGCCTGCTGGCGCGTTTGATGGTATTACAATGTGCGGAATAATACGTATTTATCCTGCTACTAGGTTCTTTCAGCCAACTTGGGAGTTTCATTTTTGCACACCCCCTAATCATTGATCTCTAATCGACCGAAATATTGAATTAGCGGTCGCTTTTTGAAGGAAAGGAATAACGAGTGTACAACATTGAGAAGAAGGACTACGGCTACAAACTTATTTTCGCAGGGGAACTGCATAAAGATGAAATGGATCAATGGCTGAAGGAATCCGAACAGATTCTCTCCAGTCAGGAGGGAAACTTCGCAGTGTTTGTCGATATGCGGAAAATGCAGCCCGCCTCGCAAGTAGTACAGAAATTCTTCCAACGAGGACAGAGCCTCTATTGCAGGAAAGGTATGGAACGGTCAGCAGTGATCCTGAGTAGTCCTGCCCTCTCAATGCAATTCAAACGAATCGCGGTTCAGTCCGGAATCTTCGACGGTGAGCGTTATATCGATGCGTCAACAACCTCCGATTGGGAGGAAATAGGACTGAGCTGGGTGTCTGATAGTATCGAACCAGGCTCCATCACCAGGACAATTCTCACCGACTGTCGCTAATCTCGGACGAAGCACGCCCGTACGTTCGACTCTGGCTGTCAAAACTGAACGCCAAAAATATACACTGCTGAGTAGTAGATCCCCACTACAACGAAAATTACTCCGGTGATACGTCTGGTCCAACGTTCGATGATCGTTAGTCGGTCAAACGCTGCCCCCACATACTTCGTCCCTACGGCCATGAGAAAAGCGAAGAAAAGAACCGGCAAACCAGTGCCTATCCCGTAGATAGCTGGAATCAGCAATCCTGAATGGTGCTTTATTCCCAACGGAATTAGACTTCCAAAAAAGAGCGCCGCTGACACCGGACAAAATGAGAGAGCGAATAGTAGACCCAACAGGCCCGCACCCCAGATTCCCCATGTCTCGGCTCTTTTCTGTACTCCTTCCCCAACCAGAGCTCGAGAAAATCCA from Candidatus Zixiibacteriota bacterium includes:
- a CDS encoding sulfite exporter TauE/SafE family protein; translated protein: MDTLLLGIFSALWLGIMTSISPCPLATNIAAISFVGRRVGNPRLVLVAGMLYTAGRTLAYVLLGSLTVSSLLSAPAISHFLQLHLNKFLGPLLILVGMFLLEMLRFGFSRALVGEGVQKRAETWGIWGAGLLGLLFALSFCPVSAALFFGSLIPLGIKHHSGLLIPAIYGIGTGLPVLFFAFLMAVGTKYVGAAFDRLTIIERWTRRITGVIFVVVGIYYSAVYIFGVQF
- a CDS encoding sodium:solute symporter family protein, which codes for MHIVDYTIIVLYLIVLLYIGVLRRRKDKSASDLIVGGRMLTLPAFVASLVSTWYGGILGVGEYSFRHGVSNWLVFGVPYYLAALMFALFLARKARQSELLTIPDRLAQTYDTKTAIAGSVVIYLMTVPAAYILMLGVLGEFLFGWPFWVGVLLGTLFSIIYVFIGGFRAVVRTDLLQFGLMFVGFAVLVITVVSTYGGLSFLQANVPANHFTWHGGNSGWYIAIWYVIALATLIEPAFYQRCYAARNANTARTGIFISIGCWMVFDFMTTSCGLYARALLPDLSDPLGSYPALAMMVLPVGLLGLFALSLLATVMSTVDSYSFIAASTFGNDIVGRLRKMSEEGIIRWTRLGLVFSAMLAVGVALFFRSVVDIWHTFGSIGTPALLVPVFSSFVGSRRLPAMWAFISILTSGSLSAVWLAAKYFREDGSYWFGVEPIFPGLILSIVLFLTLAKDRSMP